Below is a genomic region from Vibrio mimicus.
AGAAAGCGACCTTGCTCAATATGCTCAATCACCGCTTGGCTGACTTGGGCATAATCCAAAGCATCTGCCACATCATCACTTTTACCCGCAGGACGGTTGTCGTGCGCCATTTCCAGATCCAGCACTAATTTCTGCTTGATCTGCTGTTCCCAGTCGTAGACACCGATCGTGGTGATCACTTCCAACTGCTCAATAAAGACTTTATCCATGCTCAATCGCTTCCTGTTCACAGGTCGGATACCCAAACCGATGAAAAAATCGTACTATCCGCTCAATCGCGATATGATATACCCAAACCTGTTCAAGATGCTAAATCCTAAAAGATTTTTTCTTATTCGGCAGGGAATACAAACACTTATTCGAGATAACTTTTCGAAACACGCACTTTGAGGCTGTTATGACTCCACTGGCGCTCAGCATGATCATTTTTGCCTATCTACTGGGGTCAATCTCCAGTGCGGTGCTGATCTGCCGAGTATTGCGCCTGCCTGATCCACGTGATGTGGGTTCACAAAACCCCGGAGCGACCAATGTGCTGCGTATCGGCGGCAAAAAGGCCGCAGTCGCCGTTTTATTGTGTGACATGCTCAAAGGCACCATCCCAGTCTGGGGCGGCTACTTCCTCAATATTGAACCTTTTATGTTGGGATTGGTGGCAATCGCCGCTTGTCTTGGGCATATGTACCCGATTTTTTTCCATTTCAAAGGTGGAAAAGGCGTGGCAACCGCGTTAGGTGCAATAGCACCGATTGGGCTCGATTTAACCGCTATGGTGATGGCCACCTGGCTTGTCGTGGTCGTACTGTTTCGCTACTCGTCGCTTGCAGCCTTAGTGACTGTGTTGCTGGCGCCGCTCTACACTTGGCTTATCAAACCGCAATATACGCTTCCAGTTGCGATGCTGTGCTGCTTGATCGTGCTGCGCCACCACCAAAAC
It encodes:
- the folB gene encoding bifunctional dihydroneopterin aldolase/7,8-dihydroneopterin epimerase, which gives rise to MDKVFIEQLEVITTIGVYDWEQQIKQKLVLDLEMAHDNRPAGKSDDVADALDYAQVSQAVIEHIEQGRFLLVERVAEEVAELIMTRFAVPWIRIRLTKPGAVPQAKGVGVIIERARG
- the plsY gene encoding glycerol-3-phosphate 1-O-acyltransferase PlsY, whose product is MTPLALSMIIFAYLLGSISSAVLICRVLRLPDPRDVGSQNPGATNVLRIGGKKAAVAVLLCDMLKGTIPVWGGYFLNIEPFMLGLVAIAACLGHMYPIFFHFKGGKGVATALGAIAPIGLDLTAMVMATWLVVVVLFRYSSLAALVTVLLAPLYTWLIKPQYTLPVAMLCCLIVLRHHQNVKRLFAGTEPKVGEKKSHQS